The window ACAATATTTATCTGCACGGACTTCCTTACATGATCGCACCGGACGAACAAACCCATGTGCCTTTTATGGTGTGGATGTCCGAGCGTTTTGAGCAGCGCTTTAATATCAGTTCTGAGTGTCTGCAGGCGGAAGCCTCCCAAAATTTTACCCAGGATAATTTGTTTGACTCTATGCTTGGGTTAATGGGCGTGCGGACCCAGGTTTACGAGCCGAAGCAGGACCTCTTCAGGCCCTGTACCGGAACCGGTCTGGAAGTGGCCTCTCCTTCGGGAGGGCCACGGGAAGAGCCGGGCGCTATGGCGGCGTCTCCAGGTTGAGAGTATTCTGAGGGCCTGCGTGGGGTGGCGTGGGCTGCGATAAGCGGTAATTGAGCGGGTCTGTAAGGAAATCGAAGGCGAATTATACGTGTTGAGTGATTGGAAAATGGCGGATCGTACGATTACCGACAAACTTCGGGTGCTCATCGTTGAGGACCATCGCAGTCTGGCGGAGAACCTGTTTGAGTTTTTGGGAGAAGAGCGCTACAGCCTGGATTTCGCCGCCGACGGCCTGACGGCCCTGCATCTGCTGGCGACTCAACACTACGATGTTATTGTGCTGGATGTCATGCTGCCCGGAGTCAACGGCTTCACTTTATGCCGACGCATCAGAACGGATCTGGGCAAGAAAACGCCCATTATTCTGGTCACCGCCAGAGACTCTATTGAAGATAAAACCGAAGGGTTCAACAGCGGCGCTGATGACTATCTGGTGAAACCTTTCAACATGCGCGAGCTGGAGCTCAGAATTCAGGCCCTGTGCCGTCGCCGCCAACTGGCCGACGACGATTTGAGCGCCGGGGACATCCGCTATTCGCCAGGATCATTGACGGTCATGACGGGGCAGGGCGAGCGTCTGGCCTTGAGCGGATACAGCGCCACCATCTTTGAAGCGCTGATTCAGGCTTATCCCAACTTTGTCGCCTATGAAACACTCAGTCAGCGACTGTGGGGGAATGCCGATGGCGACCCGCACACCATTCGTACGCATGTTTATGTTTTACGCAAAACGCTCAAGACCACATTAAACCGTTCGATGATTCGCACTCTACATGGCCGCGGATATCGCCTGGAGCCGGAACTGGCTTAGCATGGCGACCTCCATCTCCCGACGCGTTTTCACCATATTTTTCTGGAGCAACGTGCTGAGCCTG is drawn from Hahella sp. KA22 and contains these coding sequences:
- a CDS encoding response regulator transcription factor, coding for MLSDWKMADRTITDKLRVLIVEDHRSLAENLFEFLGEERYSLDFAADGLTALHLLATQHYDVIVLDVMLPGVNGFTLCRRIRTDLGKKTPIILVTARDSIEDKTEGFNSGADDYLVKPFNMRELELRIQALCRRRQLADDDLSAGDIRYSPGSLTVMTGQGERLALSGYSATIFEALIQAYPNFVAYETLSQRLWGNADGDPHTIRTHVYVLRKTLKTTLNRSMIRTLHGRGYRLEPELA